GCGACGATGTCGGCCTTGGCGACGTTCACATAGGGCGCATAGAGCGCAACATCCGCATATCCGTCGAGCGCGCGGTTCTGCATCGCCTGGAAAGCGTCGATGAAACCCGGCCGGCAATCGGGATAGATGAAGTGGTCGCCGCCATGCACGGCGGTCGCGACTGCATCCGCCTTGCGGGCTGCAGCGACGCCGAAGGCGATGGCAAGCATGATGGCGTTGCGGTTCGGCACCACCGTCGCCTTCATCGTCTCTTCGGCGTAGTGCCCGTCCGGCACGTCCAAATCGTCGGTCAGCGCCGATCCGGTGAGATGGCGGCCGATCTCGCGGATGTCGATGATCTGGTGCGGGACGCCGAGGCGCATGGCGCAGGCGGCGGCGAAATCCAGTTCCTTGCGGTGCCGTTGGCCGTAATCGAACGACAGGAGGCCGGAAAGCTCCTGTTCAGCCGCGACCTTGTGCGCAAGCGAAACGGAATCCAATCCGCCGGAGCAGATTACAATTGTCTTCATGACAGGTGTCCTTGTTTTGACCGGGTAGGCTGCGACCGGAGTTCTACTGCGCGCCTTCTAGGCCATAGAGGACCGTTTGTGAATGGCCGACCGGTATGGAAGAAACGGATTGTCCAACGGCCAAAAATCAAAAACTGAGCCACAGGGCCCCCCCCGGGAGCAAGCACTGTCAGTTTGTTGAAAAGGGTTGCCCGAAAACCAAGGGCACAAAACGAACCGCATGCCAGCCCGGTTCCATTCGCAAGCGCCGCTCGGACCTATGCACGCGCCGAACCGACAAAGGTCCGATCGTCTTCCAGACTATGTGCCGGCATCCCTTCGGTCCGAAGTCCCAGCCCGGAACACGTTACGCGGGTTTGGGTTGGTAGGCAGGTTGCAGCCTCAAGGACATCAACGTAAGGAAAGGAACTCCAATGCGGTATTTCATCAGGACGGCCCTCGCGGCGGGCCTTCTCGCGGGCACCACCCTCGGCGCGTTCGCGCAATCGAGTACAACGATCGGCACCGGCGGCACCAGCGCCGGCGGCGGGACCTCGAGCAGCACCGTCGGAACGGGCGGAAGTTCGGCTGGTGGCGGTTGCGATCCGAACACCAGCGATTGCCAGTCCGGCTCTGCATCGACACTGGGAACGGGCGGATCTTCGGCCGGCGGCGGTACGTCAAGCAGCTCGGTCGGGACGGGCGGATCGGCCGCCGGCTCGGGTAGCGCCGGCTCCGCTTCGACCCTTGGCACCGGCGGCTCGTCCGCGGGCGGCGGAAGCTCCAGCAGCTCCGTTGGAACCGGTGGTTCAGCCGCTGGATCGGGTGGCGGAACAT
The genomic region above belongs to Sinorhizobium meliloti and contains:
- the queC gene encoding 7-cyano-7-deazaguanine synthase QueC produces the protein MKTIVICSGGLDSVSLAHKVAAEQELSGLLSFDYGQRHRKELDFAAACAMRLGVPHQIIDIREIGRHLTGSALTDDLDVPDGHYAEETMKATVVPNRNAIMLAIAFGVAAARKADAVATAVHGGDHFIYPDCRPGFIDAFQAMQNRALDGYADVALYAPYVNVAKADIVADGARHGTPFAETWSCYKGGTHHCGRCGTCVERREAFHLAGVPDPTEYDDPVFWVAATGSFVAEEVK